DNA sequence from the Cohnella herbarum genome:
TGAGCGAGCAATTTCCGAAAGTTAGAGTCATCATTCTAAGCGGCTACTCCGATTTCGAATACGTTCTGCAATCTCTGCGGAACGGAGCGGAAGATTACTTGCTTAAGCCCGTCATTAAGGAAGATCTGGAGAAGGCGCTTCGCAAGACGATTCAATCGATTCGTTACGAGCTTGAACAGAATAGCCGGAACATCTCTAACGGCATGCTGCTCAACCAAGCGGTTCCCTTGCTTAAACATCAATTCATGAACAGACTGTTGAAGCCGCAATCGGCTCTGCAGGCCGCGGAGAAATTAGGTCATTTGGGAATTTCCCTTGATTACCCCGGTTACTTGATGATCTTGGTGCGCGTCTTGGATTACGCGAAGACGAAATCCCGATTCTTGGAGGAGCCGGAGCTGGTTTTCTTCGTGTTCGAGAATATCGTTAGCGATACGTTGCCGAAGCCGATTCATTGTTTCCCTCATGAGCACAAGGAAGGGGAGTACGTTTGCTTGATCGGCATGCCGGAGGCGGAAAATTCGCAAAGCGAGATCGCCGACTTGAAAGTTCTCTTGGAGTGCCTGCTAGACAATATGAGGCAATTCGGTAAAATTCAAGTTCAGTTGCTCGTGACCCAAATGTTTCAATCGCTACGATCCGTCGGACTCGTATACCGGCAAGCGGTGGAACAAGCCGACATTGCGGGAGCGAAGGCGCAAGTAAATTACATGGGAGATAACGAGGATGACGACTGGGTGACGGAAGTCGCTTCGGAACTTGACTTGGATTCGCTGGTTACGGCGATCGAGGATCGGAACGTCAAGGAGCTGACGGGGCTCATTCAAGCCTTGTTCGATAGATGGAAGTCTCCGAGGCAAGCGGCGGCCGTCGCTTATTACGCGCTGGAACAAAGCTTGGATAAGCTGTTCGTGGATCCCGAGTCCATGAGGCAGAGAATGCCCGGACTTTCCCGGCTGCTTGAGCGCGTATCGGATTCGGTCGGACTTGGGAAGGAAATGCTCGTTCTTGCGGTGCAGATCGGAGAAGCCGCATCCAAACGCAATCAGGGAGAATCGAGGCAGATGATTTCCCAGGCGCTGAAGTATATCGAGCAGTATTATTTCGAGGACATTACGCTGGAATCGATATCGAAGAAATTTTTCTTGAACCGTACTTATTTCAGCGAGTTGTTCAAGAACGAGACCGGATGGACGTTCAAGAAATACGTGAATCACATTCGCACGGAGAAGGCGAAAAAACTGTTGGTCGATCATGAACTACGCCCATCCGTCGTCGCCGAGCTGGTCGGCATCAAGGACCCCGTTTATTTTACGGTGCTGTTCAAGAAGATGACGGGCCTGCCGCCGGGGGAATACCAGAAGACGAAAGGCGGCTGACCGGAAAGTAAGCCCAAAGCCGGATTAGCGGATGGCGCTGAAGTAATCGACGTTTTCTTGGGTCACTAGCCGGTAGGGGATAAAATAGCTTTTCGCCACTTGGCCGTTCTGCGCGATGTTAATCGCCAGGTTAACGGCCATTTTGGCTTGCCCGAGAGCGTCTTGGAACACGGTTGCCGTCAGCTCTCCGTCTTTGACCGCCTGCAAGGCGTCGGGTATCGCATCCACGCCGATGACAGGTATCCGGATTCCGGCCTCCTTCAAGTAATCCAGCGCGCCGAGCGCCATTCCGTCGTTATGGGAAACGACGGCGTCGATCTTGGAACCGTATTGTTCGTGCCACTTTTTCATGAGTTCATAAGCGTCGTTCCTTGACCATTTAGCCGTTTCGTCTTCGAGTACGCGGATATTCGGGTATTTATCGAGGACGTTCAGAATCCCCCTGGCCCGCTGGATTTGGGACGATTGCTCCGGCAAGCCCCTTAGAATGACGATGTTTCCTTCCCCGCCCAAGCTCTCCGCAATGAATTGCATTTGAATTTCCCCGGCTTGAATATCGTTGGATCCTACGTAGGTCGTAAGAAGATCGGTATCCGGAATCGTGTTGATTCCGACGACGGGGATACCTGCGTCCACGGCCATCTTAACCGCGACGTCGGACTTCGCGGCGTTAACCGGATTCAGGATGATGACGTCGACGTCCTTGGCGATCATATCTTTGACGTCCGCAAGCTGCTGCTCCGCGTTCGCTTGACCCTCGTAAGAGAACAATACGATATTTTCCCGCGAAGCGACTTCCGCCTCTAATTTGTCTTTAATCATATCCGTAAACTCGAAGCTGCCGAGTACCGTAAAGCCTAGCCTGATCGGACGAGTCGTCGCTTGCTCCGCGGGAACGCTCGCTACGGGCGTCGGACCGGCTGTGGATGCATCGTTCCTTGTTCCGCCGAAGCAAGCGGGAAGCAGCAATAAGCTCATGATCGTCCATACAATAGATGCCTTCCGCATGTTCCTCGCACCTCCGCGATAGTTGCCGTACTTGAATAGGGTATCACATTTTCACGGGCGCGCCAGTATCTAACCTTGAATCCCGACAAAAACGAAAGCAACGTCCAAAAAGATAAATAGAGTTAGCCGAACGGAAAACGCATCAGACAAAAATAGAACGACAATCGGAAGAAATCGAAATGTAATCGGGAGGCGCCGGATATAAGATTCGTTTAGGCAAGCAAGCGG
Encoded proteins:
- a CDS encoding substrate-binding domain-containing protein, with translation MRKASIVWTIMSLLLLPACFGGTRNDASTAGPTPVASVPAEQATTRPIRLGFTVLGSFEFTDMIKDKLEAEVASRENIVLFSYEGQANAEQQLADVKDMIAKDVDVIILNPVNAAKSDVAVKMAVDAGIPVVGINTIPDTDLLTTYVGSNDIQAGEIQMQFIAESLGGEGNIVILRGLPEQSSQIQRARGILNVLDKYPNIRVLEDETAKWSRNDAYELMKKWHEQYGSKIDAVVSHNDGMALGALDYLKEAGIRIPVIGVDAIPDALQAVKDGELTATVFQDALGQAKMAVNLAINIAQNGQVAKSYFIPYRLVTQENVDYFSAIR
- a CDS encoding response regulator; protein product: MQQHFAVRILVVEDEIGVRRSLIGKLRGVELPIEISGEAENAEQALEMMKKDMPDIVLLDMRMPGMGGYRFLPILSEQFPKVRVIILSGYSDFEYVLQSLRNGAEDYLLKPVIKEDLEKALRKTIQSIRYELEQNSRNISNGMLLNQAVPLLKHQFMNRLLKPQSALQAAEKLGHLGISLDYPGYLMILVRVLDYAKTKSRFLEEPELVFFVFENIVSDTLPKPIHCFPHEHKEGEYVCLIGMPEAENSQSEIADLKVLLECLLDNMRQFGKIQVQLLVTQMFQSLRSVGLVYRQAVEQADIAGAKAQVNYMGDNEDDDWVTEVASELDLDSLVTAIEDRNVKELTGLIQALFDRWKSPRQAAAVAYYALEQSLDKLFVDPESMRQRMPGLSRLLERVSDSVGLGKEMLVLAVQIGEAASKRNQGESRQMISQALKYIEQYYFEDITLESISKKFFLNRTYFSELFKNETGWTFKKYVNHIRTEKAKKLLVDHELRPSVVAELVGIKDPVYFTVLFKKMTGLPPGEYQKTKGG